From the Armatimonadota bacterium genome, the window GCTTGATAAGGACTATCCGAATGCTGCCATTTGTTTTGAATCAATCTACGATTACGCGAGGGCAGCAGAAAACTACAAGCGAGCTGGCATGTATAAAGAAGAGGCGCGGTGCTTAGGAAGGAGATGGGAGAGCGAGGACCCTTACAAAGCCGCTACTTACTACGAGAAAGCAGGTTTGTTTGCCGATGCAGCTCGATGCTATGAGAAGGTGGGTTTGTATGCAAACGCGTGGAAGTTTTATGAAATGGCACACATGAAAAAGGATGCCGAGCGCTGTCGCCGTCTTGCCTTACAGGGGCATCCGTAGTCCCTTCCTCACACCTCCCACACTTTCGGCTCCAGAGTGTGCGTGTCCAGAGTAACTACAGTGCATTTGCCCGTGAGCCAGCCGCCGGTCTCGCCGGGGTTGATAATCAGCACGCTCCCCTCGCGGCGGATGTCTAGCCTGTGGGTGTGACCATACACCAGCACGTCCAGCGCGTTGCCTGCGGCGATGGGCGCGACCAGTTCGTCCTGATGCACGACGCCCACCTGCTTGCCCTCCACCTCTACCGTGGCGATACGCGGATGCACCGCGCCGATGGGTTCAAACGCCTTCGACAAGCCGATACGCTCGCCGTCGTTGTTACCGAACACCGCTACCACCCGACAGGGCGCACCGTGCATCGCCCGCACCGCAAAAGGTGCGACGAAATCGCCCGCGTGGATGATCAGCCCCACGCCCTCCCGCGCGAACAGCTCCATCGCCGCGCGGATTTTGGGCAGGTTGTCGTGACTGTCCGCCATGATGCCTATCTTCACAGGGGTATCTCCTTTCCGACTTCGGGAATGACCACTTTACATATACCCGAAAACCGTTCGATAAAGGTAGCAGGTTCGGTGGTGTGTACGGGAATGAGCGTGCGTGGGCGCACCGTTTCTATCACCCGGCTCAGTTCCTCGCCGGAGGCGTGCCCCGAAACGTGCAGGGGAACGCTCTCATCGTCGGCATCGCCCTGCGGGGGATGGCGCGTGAAGCCAAAGCGCTGCAGCCAGCGGTTGAGGCGCTGGTCGTCGATGCGCTGCTCTTCCGTCATCGGCTCGCTGAAGGACTGTATCCACAAGCCCTCGTTCACCTTCAGGTACGGCAGCTCGTTGAGGTCAAAGTAGCCAAAGCAGAGCAGGTACTGTTCGGGATGGCGGGCAATCTCTTGCGCGGTGATGCAAAGGCGGCCATACCGTTCGTGCAGGGCTTTCTCCCACGATTCGGAGGGCGGCTTGCCCACCCCCTGATACCACAGCAGGGAACCGTCCTCCAGGGACAGGTTGTGACCGCTCTCCCGCCACGCATGGAGCAGGTACAGGTCTTTCGGGTTCACCACCACCTGCCTGCCGCATTCGCACGCCGCCCGCCAGAAACGCTTCATGCGCTCCAGGTGGGTCATGGAGAAGTTCGCGCTCACCAGCCTGCCGCGGTGTTGCTGGAGCAGCTCTGCAAAGCGTTGCTGCACATCGTCTTCCGTGTACCCCGAACCCGAGCGCGAGATGCGTGTGCCCTCGATAATCAGCGCAACAGGTTTGAGCTGCGCGGCTTCCTCTGCAAACCGCTCGGTGAGATGGCGCCGCTCGCCACGGAAGCGCAGGTCGCCCGTATACACTACCCAGCCCGCACTCGTTTCCACCGCCCACGCGCCCGCACCGGGGATAGAGTGGTCTAACGGGAAGAAGCGCACCCGGTAGCCGTTGATTCGACCGCTGAAGGTCTGCAGCGATTGCACCTTGCATTTATCGTGGTGTCCACCGGGCAGCTCGCACCAGAAGGACTGCATGTGCTCGGTGTTGCCGTCGGCGGTCAGCACGGGGCGGTAGGTTGCCAGCGGGGTGTCCCTGCGGTTCCAAGCCAGCTTCCTGAACTCGCCGTCCCTGAGTTCGAACTGGCGCACGTAGATGGTGCCATCATCCAGACTGTTACAATCCTGTAGGGCACGTAGTAGCAGCGCGCTC encodes:
- a CDS encoding phosphoesterase yields the protein MKIGIMADSHDNLPKIRAAMELFAREGVGLIIHAGDFVAPFAVRAMHGAPCRVVAVFGNNDGERIGLSKAFEPIGAVHPRIATVEVEGKQVGVVHQDELVAPIAAGNALDVLVYGHTHRLDIRREGSVLIINPGETGGWLTGKCTVVTLDTHTLEPKVWEV